One window from the genome of Sphingomicrobium arenosum encodes:
- the rpsP gene encoding 30S ribosomal protein S16, which translates to MAVAIRLARGGAKKRPYYRIVVADSRNSRDGRFIERVGSYNPLLAKDNPERVKLDKERIQHWLSVGAQPTDRVLRFLDAEGLMKREARNNPQKAEPGDKAKERAEERAAKEAEAAEAAKAAAEAPAEEEAATEAPAEEAAAEEATEDKGE; encoded by the coding sequence ATGGCAGTTGCAATTCGTCTCGCCCGCGGTGGCGCCAAGAAGCGTCCTTATTACCGCATCGTCGTCGCCGACAGCCGCAATTCGCGCGACGGTCGTTTCATCGAGCGCGTGGGCTCGTACAACCCGCTCCTCGCCAAGGATAACCCCGAGCGCGTCAAGCTCGACAAGGAGCGCATCCAGCATTGGCTGAGCGTCGGCGCGCAGCCGACCGACCGCGTCCTCCGTTTCCTCGACGCCGAAGGTCTGATGAAGCGCGAAGCGCGCAACAACCCGCAGAAGGCGGAGCCGGGCGACAAGGCCAAGGAACGCGCCGAAGAGCGTGCCGCCAAGGAAGCCGAAGCCGCTGAAGCCGCCAAGGCTGCTGCCGAAGCCCCGGCCGAAGAAGAAGCTGCGACCGAAGCGCCCGCCGAAGAAGCGGCCGCTGAAGAAGCGACCGAAGACAAGGGCGAGTAA